A genome region from Clostridium sp. JN-9 includes the following:
- a CDS encoding PTS sugar transporter subunit IIA, whose protein sequence is MSTKDMFSKERVSFDLKAVNKNQAIDELIDILYKDGKISDKEEFKKAVLKREEEFSTGIGMGIAIPHGKSKAVVEPSIAFGKSTKGIDYESMDDKPAYLFFLIAVPEESSDVHLKALSEISRKLMHSEIREMIMNATSFEEFIKAFE, encoded by the coding sequence ATGAGTACAAAGGACATGTTTTCAAAAGAGAGGGTAAGTTTTGACCTTAAAGCTGTGAATAAAAATCAAGCTATTGATGAATTGATAGATATATTATATAAGGACGGTAAAATAAGTGATAAAGAAGAATTTAAAAAGGCAGTATTAAAGAGAGAGGAAGAGTTTTCAACAGGTATAGGAATGGGAATTGCAATTCCTCATGGAAAAAGTAAAGCTGTTGTAGAACCTTCAATAGCCTTTGGCAAAAGTACTAAAGGCATTGATTATGAATCTATGGATGACAAGCCTGCCTATTTATTTTTTTTAATTGCTGTACCCGAAGAGTCTAGTGATGTGCATCTAAAGGCACTTAGTGAAATTTCAAGAAAACTTATGCATAGTGAGATAAGAGAAATGATTATGAACGCCACTAGTTTTGAAGAATTCATTAAGGCATTCGAATAA
- the ptsP gene encoding phosphoenolpyruvate--protein phosphotransferase produces MKKGIAASKGYAIGNVVIKDDSEISIVERAISDIASEQTKLEKALNTSREQLIKIKTKAEKELGKDKAAVFESHIMMLDDPEFTGAVKTKIKDNKVNAEKALSDVVEMYSGIFASMKDEYMRERGADVKDVGHRILANLVGKNPDGLANLPENTVVVAHDLTPSDTAQLDKNKVIAFLTNVGGRTSHSAIMSRTLEIPAIVGMNDITKSVKNGDKIIVDGIEGVAIVNPDEATLKEYMNKKEAYEKEKEELKKLIKVKTVTKAGKHVEVAGNIGKPIDVLKVIENGGDGVGLFRTEFLYMDRDSMPTEEEQFESYKFAVEKMNPRPVVIRTLDIGGDKKLSYLPMPEEMNPFLGYRAIRLCLDRTDIFKVQLRALLRAAVYGNLKIMFPMISSLEEYLKAKEILKECAEELKKEGIPYRDDMEVGIMVEIPAAAVNSEELAKYVDFFSIGTNDLIQYTLAADRMNEKVSYLYNPMHPAVLKLIKITIESAHKEGKWCGMCGEMAGDERAIPTLVEYGLDEFSMSASSMLKAKQLIMNN; encoded by the coding sequence ATGAAAAAAGGTATTGCAGCTTCAAAAGGATACGCAATTGGTAATGTAGTAATAAAAGATGATAGTGAAATTTCCATTGTGGAAAGAGCAATAAGTGATATAGCATCAGAACAGACAAAATTAGAGAAAGCTTTAAATACATCAAGAGAACAATTAATTAAAATAAAAACAAAAGCAGAAAAAGAACTTGGAAAGGATAAAGCAGCAGTATTCGAAAGCCATATAATGATGTTAGATGATCCTGAATTTACTGGAGCTGTAAAAACAAAAATAAAAGATAATAAAGTTAATGCTGAAAAAGCATTAAGCGATGTAGTTGAAATGTATTCTGGAATATTTGCTTCCATGAAAGATGAATATATGAGAGAAAGAGGCGCAGACGTAAAAGATGTTGGACACAGGATATTAGCTAATTTGGTTGGTAAGAATCCTGACGGCCTTGCAAATCTTCCTGAAAATACAGTAGTAGTAGCTCATGACCTGACTCCATCAGATACAGCACAGCTGGATAAAAATAAGGTAATAGCCTTCTTAACAAATGTGGGAGGAAGAACTTCTCACAGCGCAATAATGTCCAGAACTTTAGAAATACCTGCAATAGTTGGAATGAATGATATAACGAAGTCTGTTAAAAATGGAGACAAAATTATAGTTGACGGAATAGAAGGGGTGGCTATTGTAAATCCTGATGAAGCAACTTTAAAAGAATATATGAATAAGAAAGAAGCATATGAAAAAGAAAAAGAAGAGTTAAAAAAGCTTATTAAGGTTAAAACTGTTACTAAAGCCGGGAAACACGTAGAGGTAGCAGGAAATATAGGAAAACCAATTGACGTTCTAAAGGTTATTGAAAATGGCGGAGATGGTGTAGGCCTGTTCAGAACAGAGTTCTTATATATGGACAGGGATAGTATGCCAACTGAAGAAGAACAATTTGAATCATATAAATTTGCAGTTGAAAAAATGAATCCTAGACCAGTTGTTATCAGGACACTTGATATTGGCGGGGATAAAAAACTTTCTTACCTTCCAATGCCAGAAGAAATGAATCCTTTCTTAGGCTACAGAGCCATAAGATTATGCCTTGACAGAACAGATATATTTAAGGTTCAGCTGAGAGCATTATTAAGAGCAGCTGTATATGGAAACTTAAAGATAATGTTCCCAATGATATCTTCCTTAGAGGAATATTTAAAGGCAAAGGAAATATTAAAAGAATGTGCTGAGGAACTGAAAAAAGAAGGTATACCATACAGAGATGACATGGAAGTGGGCATTATGGTGGAAATACCAGCTGCAGCAGTTAATTCAGAGGAACTTGCAAAGTATGTTGATTTCTTTAGTATTGGAACAAATGATTTGATCCAATATACATTAGCTGCAGATAGAATGAATGAAAAAGTTTCATATTTATATAATCCAATGCACCCAGCAGTATTGAAGTTAATAAAAATCACAATAGAATCTGCTCATAAAGAAGGAAAATGGTGTGGAATGTGTGGAGAAATGGCAGGAGATGAAAGAGCAATTCCAACTCTTGTGGAATATGGCTTAGATGAGTTCTCCATGAGTGCATCCTCAATGCTTAAAGCAAAACAGCTCATTATGAACAATTAA
- a CDS encoding DeoR/GlpR family DNA-binding transcription regulator, with amino-acid sequence MFAEERQQKIAELLSEQTSIKVSTISQVFNVSESTIRRDLQEMEEKGLLTRTHGGAVGINRTNFEPSFKDKEDAHRDEKILIGRVAAKMIEDGDTIILDSGTTTLEIAKNITAADVTVITNSIDIASELANKEGIDLIVTGGSLRNTTRAMVGHITESVLKNFRVDKAFIGANGISIEEGVTTPNFVEAQTKKAMINVANKVIVSVDNSKFNEVCFSVICPIRAVSTIITNHGLDDSEIKNFGDSGVEIIVAEI; translated from the coding sequence ATGTTTGCAGAAGAAAGACAGCAGAAGATTGCTGAATTATTAAGTGAACAAACCAGTATAAAGGTCTCCACCATTTCACAGGTATTTAATGTATCAGAATCAACAATAAGAAGGGATCTCCAGGAAATGGAGGAGAAGGGACTGCTAACAAGAACACATGGCGGGGCTGTGGGAATAAACAGAACAAATTTTGAACCATCTTTTAAAGATAAAGAGGATGCACATCGTGATGAAAAGATATTAATTGGAAGAGTAGCTGCTAAGATGATAGAAGACGGAGATACTATTATCCTAGACTCGGGAACTACAACTTTAGAAATCGCGAAAAATATAACTGCAGCAGATGTTACCGTAATTACTAATTCTATAGATATAGCCTCAGAACTAGCCAACAAAGAAGGAATAGATCTTATAGTTACAGGTGGAAGCTTAAGAAATACCACAAGAGCAATGGTAGGCCATATTACTGAAAGTGTATTAAAGAATTTTAGAGTTGATAAGGCCTTTATAGGTGCTAATGGAATATCTATTGAAGAAGGAGTGACTACCCCTAATTTTGTTGAAGCACAAACTAAAAAAGCTATGATTAATGTTGCAAATAAGGTAATTGTTTCAGTAGATAATTCAAAATTTAATGAAGTATGTTTCTCTGTTATTTGTCCAATTAGAGCTGTTTCTACAATAATTACTAATCATGGACTGGATGACAGTGAAATAAAAAACTTTGGAGATTCAGGAGTTGAAATAATAGTTGCAGAAATTTGA
- a CDS encoding IS1 family transposase, producing MENKKCTDINILSYFASLRHDYERKCPYCGCTHTVLYGKYNGKQRYICKSCKKTFNDFTNTPIARTHFPEKWEAFIKCTIEGLSLKAAAREIGVSYVTLFYWRHKLLSALKMVKQNKMQGKFELENFFLKFSRKGQKGIEHDEKRVHDQSVSYINISNNKVCVITALDSHKNIYSRAVGMGRMNAMDMENYIGKILNKNKQAVSRPKSFFAMFFKRKKIREINKFLDNSSEAVKYRCDCMEWMYRFRGVATKYLNNYLSLFKFLKSSNFNNISSTINIFIEAISKINIENTYINMRNAEISFN from the coding sequence ATGGAGAATAAAAAATGTACTGATATAAATATATTATCTTATTTTGCTTCATTAAGACATGATTATGAAAGAAAATGCCCATACTGTGGCTGCACCCATACAGTGCTATACGGAAAATACAATGGTAAACAAAGATATATATGCAAAAGCTGCAAAAAAACCTTTAATGATTTTACAAACACGCCAATTGCAAGGACTCATTTCCCTGAAAAGTGGGAGGCATTCATTAAGTGTACCATTGAGGGCTTATCCCTTAAGGCGGCAGCCAGGGAAATTGGCGTTTCTTATGTAACACTATTTTACTGGAGGCACAAGCTGCTCTCTGCTTTAAAAATGGTTAAACAAAATAAGATGCAGGGAAAGTTTGAACTTGAAAATTTTTTCTTAAAATTCTCCCGGAAGGGACAGAAAGGCATTGAACATGATGAAAAGAGAGTTCATGATCAAAGCGTAAGTTACATTAATATCAGCAATAATAAAGTCTGTGTTATTACAGCACTGGATTCACATAAAAATATTTATTCCAGAGCAGTGGGAATGGGACGTATGAATGCAATGGATATGGAAAATTATATTGGAAAAATATTAAATAAAAATAAGCAGGCAGTCTCAAGACCGAAAAGCTTTTTTGCCATGTTCTTTAAAAGAAAGAAAATAAGGGAGATTAATAAATTCCTTGATAATAGCTCTGAAGCAGTAAAATATAGATGTGACTGCATGGAATGGATGTACCGTTTTAGAGGAGTAGCAACAAAGTATTTAAATAATTATTTGAGCTTATTCAAATTCTTAAAGAGTTCTAATTTTAATAATATTTCATCTACAATAAATATATTTATAGAAGCAATAAGTAAAATTAATATTGAAAATACATATATAAATATGAGAAATGCTGAAATTAGTTTTAATTGA
- a CDS encoding sigma 54-interacting transcriptional regulator has product MYKNSIVVNIHNGIHIRIAAMIVHKASELTSKYNVNLYVRNISTKEPLAISMLALVSLKIRENELIEISCREDSLSGRQAVLELCSFITNDIERDNKAFANLDDIIEENNIANEQILDNIPIGIIVIDTNSYITTMNDYALKLIDKTPKDVVGRYVKHIIPTSDLPKVIASKRKYIGTTQHINNHICIVNRAPIFSNKKVIGAIGMFQDISELVGMQELNEKFQKILETSHDLICFVDEDRKISYVNPAYEFNFNVNAADILGKDLKALSPNGLRLSVFNSKKNMENVIHSKNDKNVVSTVEPIFINGNFKGVLSISKTVDEVKDLYKKLEQSKEEINYYKSELKRHANLSSSFSDIIGNSSTLKDSLLIAEKASNSTSTVLIMGESGTGKELVAKAIHNNSSRKDKPFVRVNCAAIPENLLESELFGYERGAFTGAVKNKPGKFNVADGGTIFLDEIGDMPMSMQVKLLRVIQEKEFESVGGIETQKVDVRIIAATNRNLEKMIKGNSFREDLYYRLNVINISLPPLRNRKEDINCLVEHFIVKLNKKLGKSIESIDKDCLLYLQDYHWPGNIRELENIIERAMNLCDGKTITSKDLPFYITNSTPREGNLINLVNNQLMPLEAYEKELITLAMEKYKSYNKAGKVLGITHRTVSLKCKKYNIPTN; this is encoded by the coding sequence ATGTATAAAAATAGTATAGTAGTAAATATTCATAACGGTATTCATATAAGAATAGCCGCAATGATTGTTCATAAAGCCTCAGAATTAACCTCAAAGTACAATGTTAATTTATATGTAAGAAATATTTCCACCAAAGAGCCTCTGGCTATTAGTATGCTTGCTCTTGTTTCACTTAAAATAAGGGAAAATGAATTGATCGAAATATCCTGCAGAGAAGATTCATTATCTGGCAGGCAGGCTGTTCTTGAACTATGCAGCTTTATAACCAATGATATTGAACGGGATAACAAGGCTTTTGCAAACCTTGATGATATTATAGAAGAAAATAATATTGCAAACGAACAAATTTTAGATAATATTCCTATTGGAATTATTGTTATCGATACCAATTCATATATTACAACTATGAATGATTATGCCTTAAAGCTTATTGACAAAACTCCAAAGGATGTAGTAGGAAGATATGTTAAGCATATTATTCCTACATCAGACCTTCCAAAGGTAATTGCATCTAAAAGAAAATATATTGGTACAACACAGCATATCAATAACCATATATGTATTGTAAACAGAGCTCCCATATTTTCTAATAAGAAGGTAATAGGTGCTATTGGTATGTTCCAGGATATATCTGAGCTCGTTGGTATGCAGGAATTAAATGAAAAATTTCAGAAGATACTGGAAACATCCCATGATTTAATATGTTTTGTTGACGAGGACAGAAAGATAAGCTACGTTAATCCAGCCTATGAATTTAATTTTAATGTAAATGCTGCTGATATTTTAGGAAAGGATTTAAAGGCTTTATCACCAAATGGACTTAGATTATCTGTTTTTAATTCTAAAAAGAATATGGAAAATGTTATACATAGCAAAAATGATAAGAATGTTGTTTCCACTGTTGAACCCATATTTATAAATGGTAACTTTAAGGGTGTGCTTTCAATTTCCAAGACTGTAGATGAAGTAAAAGATCTATATAAAAAACTAGAACAATCTAAAGAAGAAATCAATTATTATAAATCAGAATTAAAAAGACATGCTAATTTAAGCAGCAGTTTTAGTGACATTATAGGAAACAGCAGTACTTTAAAGGACAGCCTTCTTATTGCAGAAAAAGCATCTAATTCAACTTCCACAGTACTAATAATGGGTGAAAGCGGTACTGGCAAAGAACTAGTTGCAAAAGCTATCCATAACAACAGCAGCCGTAAAGATAAGCCTTTTGTACGAGTAAACTGTGCTGCCATTCCTGAAAATTTACTTGAAAGTGAATTGTTTGGATATGAAAGGGGTGCCTTTACAGGTGCAGTTAAAAATAAACCAGGCAAATTTAATGTTGCTGATGGCGGTACTATCTTTTTAGATGAAATTGGAGACATGCCTATGTCAATGCAGGTTAAACTTCTAAGAGTCATTCAGGAAAAGGAATTTGAAAGTGTTGGTGGTATAGAAACTCAAAAGGTGGATGTTAGAATAATTGCAGCCACAAACAGAAACTTGGAAAAAATGATAAAAGGGAACTCCTTTAGAGAGGATTTATATTACAGGCTTAATGTTATTAATATATCTCTTCCTCCATTAAGAAACAGAAAAGAAGACATAAACTGCCTGGTGGAACACTTTATTGTTAAACTTAATAAAAAGCTTGGAAAATCAATTGAAAGCATTGATAAAGACTGCCTTTTATATCTGCAGGATTACCACTGGCCAGGTAATATAAGGGAACTTGAAAATATTATAGAAAGAGCTATGAATTTGTGTGACGGCAAAACGATTACTTCAAAAGATCTTCCTTTTTATATTACAAATAGTACTCCCAGGGAAGGGAATCTTATAAACCTGGTAAATAATCAGCTTATGCCCCTTGAAGCTTATGAAAAGGAACTTATTACTTTAGCAATGGAAAAATACAAAAGTTATAATAAGGCAGGGAAAGTTTTAGGAATAACCCACAGAACTGTTTCATTGAAATGTAAAAAATATAACATACCAACTAATTGA
- the pfkB gene encoding 1-phosphofructokinase: protein MVITVNLNPAMDKTITLNGLNVGSVNRVESLRYDIGGKGINVSKVLKNFRVESICTGFLGGIWERSFVEELNKRGISNKFISIEGDTRTNTKIVDVLNNTHTDINEPGPEVDSKKMQKFIDEFKILCKKNDIVVLSGGVSPSIPKDIYYKLTIIAKEKGAIVVMDADGELLMEGVKAKPHIIKPNNHELKKLLNIDDTNENEIIGAGQYLLQQGIEKVMISLGDKGAIYITKNGIYKSNSLKVNVKSTVGAGDSMVSAMVYAHIKNYDDADTLRFATACGAATVSLEGTEACTLEQVNELLNDVRIEKKECL, encoded by the coding sequence ATGGTTATAACAGTTAACTTAAACCCTGCCATGGATAAAACTATAACTTTAAATGGATTAAATGTAGGAAGTGTAAATAGGGTAGAAAGTCTAAGGTATGATATTGGAGGAAAAGGAATTAATGTTTCCAAAGTACTAAAAAACTTTAGGGTTGAATCTATTTGTACAGGCTTTTTAGGCGGTATCTGGGAAAGGTCATTTGTTGAAGAACTTAATAAAAGAGGAATTTCCAATAAATTTATATCCATTGAAGGAGATACAAGGACGAATACTAAAATCGTGGATGTTTTAAATAACACTCATACTGATATAAATGAGCCTGGACCGGAAGTAGATAGCAAAAAAATGCAGAAGTTTATAGATGAATTTAAAATATTATGTAAGAAAAATGATATTGTAGTGCTTTCTGGAGGAGTAAGTCCGTCCATACCAAAGGACATATATTATAAATTAACTATCATTGCAAAGGAAAAGGGAGCAATAGTAGTTATGGATGCAGATGGTGAATTACTAATGGAGGGAGTGAAGGCAAAACCTCATATTATAAAACCCAATAATCATGAACTTAAGAAATTACTTAATATAGATGATACAAATGAAAATGAAATAATTGGTGCAGGACAATACTTATTACAACAGGGGATTGAGAAGGTTATGATTTCTCTTGGTGATAAGGGAGCAATATATATAACTAAAAATGGAATTTACAAAAGCAATAGCTTGAAAGTAAATGTGAAAAGTACAGTTGGAGCTGGAGATTCTATGGTATCAGCCATGGTGTATGCACACATAAAAAATTATGATGATGCAGATACTTTAAGATTTGCTACAGCCTGCGGGGCGGCGACAGTTTCCCTAGAAGGAACTGAAGCATGCACTTTAGAACAGGTAAATGAATTGTTAAATGATGTAAGAATTGAAAAGAAGGAGTGTTTATAA
- a CDS encoding fructose-specific PTS transporter subunit EIIC — protein MKIVAVTSCPTGIAHTYMAAEALQMAAKEMGHEIKVETQGSVGAENVISEKEVKEADTVIIAADTNVDKSRFVGKPMVEVSVKDAIKDAKGLMNKALEAKPVEKKKERQEVKVEKAERKGIYKHLMTGVSYMIPFVVAGGLLIALGFAFGGIYVYKTPGTFAEALFSTGKQAFALMLPVLSGYMAYSIADRPGLVPGFVGGALANTVGAGFIGALLAGLLAGYIVVLIKKYIKLPKTLEGLMPVLIIPVLSTAIIALIMIFVLGNPVKAMNDGLSAWLNGLQGANAAILGIVLGCMMAFDMGGPFNKAAYVFATGTLASGGTTIMAAVMAAGMVPPLGIALATVIAKNKFNEQEREAGKAAWALGVSFITEGAIPFAAADPFRVIPSIMAGSAVTGALSMLFGCTLAVPHGGIWVLVIPNVVQHLFLYLIAILAGMVVSAMLLSVVKKNVYEQ, from the coding sequence ATGAAAATTGTAGCCGTTACAAGTTGTCCTACAGGAATTGCGCATACGTATATGGCAGCGGAAGCATTACAAATGGCAGCTAAGGAAATGGGGCATGAAATTAAAGTCGAAACTCAGGGTTCAGTGGGGGCTGAAAATGTAATTTCAGAAAAAGAGGTCAAGGAAGCAGATACTGTTATCATTGCAGCTGACACTAACGTTGATAAATCAAGGTTCGTAGGAAAACCTATGGTTGAAGTCTCTGTAAAGGATGCCATAAAAGATGCTAAAGGACTTATGAACAAAGCATTAGAGGCAAAGCCAGTAGAGAAGAAAAAAGAAAGACAGGAAGTAAAAGTTGAAAAAGCTGAAAGAAAAGGCATTTATAAGCATCTTATGACAGGCGTATCATATATGATACCATTCGTGGTAGCTGGAGGATTACTTATAGCTTTGGGATTTGCTTTTGGTGGAATATATGTATATAAAACTCCAGGGACATTTGCGGAAGCATTATTCAGTACAGGAAAGCAGGCATTTGCACTTATGCTTCCAGTATTATCAGGATATATGGCTTATTCAATAGCTGACAGACCAGGACTGGTGCCGGGATTTGTAGGGGGAGCATTAGCAAACACTGTGGGAGCAGGTTTTATTGGAGCTTTACTGGCAGGTTTACTGGCTGGATATATAGTAGTTTTAATAAAAAAGTATATTAAACTACCAAAAACATTGGAAGGATTAATGCCAGTTTTGATAATACCAGTTCTATCAACTGCAATTATAGCATTAATAATGATATTTGTATTAGGCAACCCAGTAAAAGCAATGAATGATGGATTATCAGCATGGCTAAATGGTTTGCAGGGTGCAAATGCAGCTATTCTTGGTATAGTATTAGGATGTATGATGGCATTTGATATGGGGGGTCCATTTAACAAGGCAGCATATGTTTTTGCTACAGGAACTTTAGCATCAGGCGGAACAACAATAATGGCAGCAGTAATGGCTGCTGGAATGGTTCCTCCACTTGGAATTGCATTAGCAACAGTAATAGCAAAGAATAAATTTAATGAACAGGAAAGAGAAGCAGGAAAAGCAGCATGGGCATTGGGAGTATCATTTATTACAGAAGGTGCAATACCATTTGCAGCTGCAGATCCATTCAGAGTTATACCATCAATAATGGCTGGTTCAGCAGTAACAGGAGCATTATCAATGCTGTTTGGATGCACACTGGCAGTTCCTCACGGCGGAATATGGGTTTTAGTAATACCAAACGTAGTTCAACACCTATTCCTTTACCTGATAGCAATATTAGCAGGTATGGTAGTTTCAGCTATGTTACTTTCAGTAGTTAAAAAGAATGTATACGAACAATAA
- a CDS encoding DUF4652 domain-containing protein, whose translation MTRKAYLKRIISTSLIISLILTLTACSSNKKGAEPSTNSSSNNQQQSAPAPSKNQTSKTEDNSSKTTSTTNTTNTETVDPTVPKFNKTETTSSPKFNTPWKVYGTVQASIEGKGDTASEEGIGKIIVKDGSGKMYSYEIADNKKQNSPKYVQWWDDKNLLVVIGMGYGTVSQGGSLYNLNIATGKVSLAYKAEDKQNVTAVTKVKSKDGNYDLYIKMLVYEDDNFTKSHYEEFTIPYSKLTMLK comes from the coding sequence ATGACAAGGAAAGCATATTTAAAAAGAATAATAAGCACATCTTTAATAATATCTTTAATATTAACTTTAACAGCTTGCAGTAGTAATAAAAAAGGTGCAGAACCTTCAACTAATTCCAGTTCAAATAATCAGCAGCAGTCTGCACCAGCACCCAGCAAAAATCAAACAAGCAAAACTGAAGACAACAGTTCAAAAACTACAAGCACTACAAACACTACCAATACTGAAACTGTAGATCCAACTGTTCCTAAATTTAATAAAACAGAAACAACATCAAGTCCAAAGTTCAATACACCATGGAAGGTATATGGCACTGTACAAGCATCTATAGAAGGTAAGGGAGACACAGCATCAGAAGAGGGAATAGGAAAGATTATTGTAAAAGATGGCAGCGGAAAAATGTACAGCTACGAAATAGCTGATAATAAAAAACAGAATTCTCCAAAGTATGTTCAGTGGTGGGACGATAAAAATCTATTAGTAGTAATAGGCATGGGCTATGGCACAGTTTCACAAGGCGGGAGTTTATATAATTTAAATATTGCAACGGGGAAGGTAAGTTTGGCATATAAGGCAGAGGATAAACAAAATGTTACAGCTGTAACAAAAGTTAAAAGTAAAGATGGTAACTATGATTTATATATTAAAATGCTGGTTTATGAAGATGACAATTTTACAAAATCACATTATGAGGAATTTACCATACCATATTCCAAGCTTACTATGCTTAAATAA
- a CDS encoding tetratricopeptide repeat protein, protein MSFFNRSNRLFGKLSFKAKIVIFTVLCFTAAALITYNKYTENKINRALQDSKVKSDTQLKAKDDAAKTKSVEENKALQDKQKSMNDKYNQAHDAFFNKNYDLAIKLADELIAEDPSYYMAYNIKGITQCYGNDYENGMKNIDKSLEIKPDFPYGRFNKALANELYGHYDEAINWYNKALEVDKNNPWSYYGIASIYGRKGDVENTVKYLKQAIALDNAIKAEAAKEADFNPVKNSPEFKALIN, encoded by the coding sequence ATGAGCTTTTTTAATAGAAGTAATAGACTGTTTGGTAAGCTTTCTTTTAAAGCAAAAATAGTTATTTTTACTGTACTGTGTTTTACGGCAGCAGCATTGATTACATATAATAAATACACGGAAAATAAAATCAATAGAGCTTTGCAGGACAGCAAAGTGAAAAGTGACACACAGCTTAAAGCCAAAGATGATGCAGCTAAAACTAAATCGGTGGAAGAAAATAAGGCTCTTCAGGACAAGCAGAAATCTATGAATGACAAATATAATCAGGCTCATGATGCTTTTTTTAATAAAAACTATGATTTAGCTATAAAGCTGGCAGATGAGCTTATTGCGGAGGATCCAAGCTATTATATGGCCTATAATATAAAGGGAATTACTCAGTGCTATGGAAATGATTATGAAAATGGAATGAAAAATATAGATAAATCATTAGAAATTAAGCCTGATTTCCCATATGGAAGATTTAACAAGGCTTTGGCAAATGAATTATATGGACACTATGATGAGGCCATTAACTGGTATAATAAGGCTTTAGAAGTAGATAAGAACAATCCATGGTCATATTACGGTATTGCAAGTATATATGGTCGAAAAGGGGATGTGGAGAATACAGTTAAATATTTAAAACAAGCTATTGCACTTGACAATGCTATAAAAGCTGAGGCTGCAAAAGAAGCAGATTTTAATCCGGTAAAGAATTCTCCGGAATTTAAAGCATTAATAAATTAG